One segment of Cyanobacteriota bacterium DNA contains the following:
- the flgA gene encoding flagellar basal body P-ring formation chaperone FlgA — MLKLLLLLILTIQLPIQAEPNNFATGSFWMPVKVKLTNYLNQKIDKKQYKYEIIGPTRELKAYMGNRIDADIKFEKLVFDTPSPRKTIIAYVEDASGKRIDSAVIQLEIWVYKSVNMLRKAVSRGQELEPNNIYQSSYPIRQMDEKLYFQGNLRQKVATSNIPANSPIKINMVRHQKLVQVGDMIKVTSGNSVINLEFFCKAMNSGDIGEIINLTCPEMSKKNHRAELTAAGEARLL, encoded by the coding sequence ATGCTCAAACTCCTACTGCTACTAATATTGACTATTCAACTGCCCATTCAAGCAGAGCCCAATAATTTTGCAACAGGTAGTTTTTGGATGCCAGTAAAAGTCAAACTCACAAATTATTTAAATCAAAAAATCGATAAAAAACAATATAAATACGAAATCATCGGGCCAACAAGAGAGCTTAAGGCATATATGGGAAATAGAATTGATGCTGATATCAAATTTGAAAAACTAGTCTTCGATACACCAAGTCCGCGCAAGACTATCATCGCCTACGTAGAAGATGCTAGTGGTAAACGTATCGATAGTGCTGTAATTCAGCTAGAAATTTGGGTTTACAAATCTGTCAACATGCTACGTAAAGCTGTCAGTAGAGGTCAAGAACTTGAACCCAATAATATCTATCAAAGCTCTTACCCAATTAGACAAATGGATGAGAAATTATATTTCCAAGGCAACTTAAGACAAAAAGTAGCAACAAGCAATATCCCAGCTAACAGTCCTATCAAAATCAATATGGTGAGACACCAGAAACTAGTGCAAGTAGGTGACATGATCAAGGTGACTAGCGGTAATTCTGTCATCAATCTAGAATTCTTTTGCAAAGCGATGAATAGCGGTGATATCGGTGAAATTATCAATCTAACTTGCCCGGAGATGAGTAAGAAAAACCATAGGGCGGAATTGACTGCAGCAGGGGAAGCTCGCCTGTTATAA